A DNA window from Sphaeramia orbicularis chromosome 22, fSphaOr1.1, whole genome shotgun sequence contains the following coding sequences:
- the LOC115413836 gene encoding myelin-oligodendrocyte glycoprotein-like has product MGSPPLSRGVTRVDFQMEGVRSISAGVGDDVTLPCNTSDVVNFEDVAVEWTRPDLGPDHCVFFYRDDMPYPDIQHSSYEDRVDLVHSQLTGGDLSVVLKNVTTNDSGTFECRLSQASDNPTKGPISTIIILKVSDPGSSGNRKETGDEGGHEDSGNLGLTTGLPVTVVIGVTVVIGVMGVIGVVLLVYSRRRDMRRPVSGHSCPVESSGDQED; this is encoded by the exons ATGGGGTCTCCCCCCTTGAGCAGAGGTGTAACTAGGGTAGACTTCCAGATGGAAG GTGTTAGGTCCATCTCAGCCGGTGTTGGAGATGATGTCACACTGCCATGTAACACTTCAGATGTTGTGAACTTTGAAGACGTTGCTGTAgagtggaccagaccagacctgggTCCAGATCACTGCGTCTTCTTCTACAGAGATGATATGCCTTATCCAGATATCCAGCACTCATCCTATGAGGACCGGGTGGATCTGGTCCACAGTCAGCTGACGGGTGGAGACCTGTCAGTGGTTCTGAAGAACGTGACGACAAACGACTCTGGAACGTTTGAGTGTCGTCTGAGCCAGGCGTCTGACAACCCAACAAAGGGACCCATCAGCACCATCATCATCCTGAAGGTCTCAGATCCAG GTTCCTCTGGAAACAGGAAGGAGACAGGAGACGAGGGAGGACATGAGGACAGTGGTAACCTCGGACTCACCACTGGTCTGCCGGTCACTGTGGTCATCGGGGTCACTGTGGTCATTGGGGTCATGGGGGTCATCGGGGTGGTTCTTCTGGTGTACAGCAGAAGACGAGACATGAGACGACCAGTCAGCGGTCACAGTTGTCCTGTTGAAAGCAGTGGAGACCAGGAGGACTGA